The window TGTTGAATTAGTGGAACATTTCTGTAGAGTTGGCTAATATATAATAGGGCAGGACCAACAAGGCTAGAAGTACGCGAGTACTTGATTAAAGCTTTAAACGCCGCCTTCCATATAAATAGGTCATTTGAGGATGATCCAGATACTAatgtattccctccgttccacaaagattgtcccattttgaccgggcacgggttttaagaaatgtgatggaaagtgagttgaaaaagttagtggaatgtgggtcctacttttatatattagttttataataaaatgtgagtaggaatgatgagttagtggaatatggggtccactacaaaaaatggtaaaaagtgaaatgagacaaactttgtgagacggaccgaaatggaaaaatgagacaatctttgtgggacggagggagaataataagtaaagtatgagggaatgagaaaaagtaattgaaatagtGTAGTGCACTGTGAgatttataaatgataaagtataagagaaggagaaaaggtttccttaaataaatatgaactatttctatagaacatactccatccgtcccaagttactttagtcgtattccattttgggttgtcccaagCTACTTgagttatttctctttttagctaaaaacaaaacatataatcacacttactttattctttcatttactttaccctctctcatctctcttactttatttctactcacattttattataaaactaatatataaaagtaggacccacattccactaactttttcaaccaacttttctttacatttcttaaaactcgtgcccggtcaaagtgtgactcttaatcggggatggagggagtacattttttacATGTTTTACTATTAATGCATTCTTTAGTCCACGATAGGGCTGGAGGAAAATACCGAATTACCGAAATACCGGCTTTagtaccgaaaaaataccgaaaataccgaattttcggtataccgtgactttcggtaCGGCATGATaccttaccaaatattctggTAAGGTAAcaatatgaattttcaaataccgcggtataccgctacctaccgaaattcggtatataccgtaaactaaggtatataccacaaatatataaacacaattatatataaaatataatttatatatttgtaaattataaaatctactgtgaaatataaattaattatgaataaattatatttaatttatttataaaattttaaaatataaaaaatattctaaaaactctaattttctattttaattgatgttgaaagtcaggtataccgcaaaagtaaggtataccaaatttcggtacggtataccgaaaatgagatacggtatcggtatggaaattcgtcatatcgaaaataaggtataccgaaaattttggtaaggtaaagaTATGACTTTTTCGCATACCATATTTAcggtatggtggtttcggtaaggtataccgtacctacccacccctagtcCACGAGATTTCAGTAAATGAAAGTAGGAAAGAGTAAAAATGTTGGTATTTTTAGTATACATATAGCACCCATTCTATCTATCCTCATCAATTATTCCATCAAAAAAATGCTTTACCTAATCACAGCTCTCATTCTTCCTgcaatcttcattttcttcaaaaaatggaagaaatcCAAAAATAGCAAATCGATGAAACGGCTTCCACCCGGCCCACGAAAACTTCCTATAATCGGAAACCTTCACCAGACGAGAAACCCTCCCTTCCGCTGCTTCAGAGATCTCTACAACAAACACGGCCCCTTGATGCACCTCAAGCTCGGTGAGTCCACCACCATCGTCGTCTCGTCGCCTGACATTGCGAAAAAATTGCTCAAAGACCTCGACCCCTGCTTCGCCGACCGGCCTAGGACCGTTGCAGCCGAAATCATGTGGTACTGAAAGAAGGCTCCATCCTAAAACAAATTAGTGATAGGAGAAAGTAacccatgagacttatataatGGTTTCAGTTCTGTCTTTGCACTGatgtgaaatattattatattaatttttgttttcatttgcCAACAGGTACGACTGTAGCGACGTTGTTTTTTGCCCCTACGGCGACTACTGGCGCCAGATGAGAAAGCTCTGCATCAACGACCTTCTCAGCCCGAAAATGGTGCGCTTGTTCCAATCAATCCGAAGAGACGAGTCAAATCGATTGGTGGATTCCTTGCGCGAATCTTCCGGAAGCTCCGTGAATTTGACGGAGAGGATCTTCTCGTTGTCGAGTTTCGTCACTTGTCGCGCTGCCTTCGGCGGCGTAAGCGAGGATAATGAGAGGTTGTTGAAGATGATGTCGGATTCGCTGCAGATGGCGGCGGGGTTTGAGGTGGCGGATCTGTTCCCGTCGTCAAGGATCGCGGCCGCGCTGAGCTGGACGAGGCTGCGGCGGATGAAGAGGATGCGGCGCGAGCTGGATGTGATTTTGGATGACATTATCGACCTGCATAGGAGGAATCGCGGCCGGAATTCGGAGTTTGGGGGTGAGGATTTGGTGGATGTGTTTCTTAGGGCTATGGAAGAAGAGGGACTCATGTTTCCAATCAACAACCACAACATCAAGGCTGTTTTGTTTGTAAGTTGATATCTCTTCTCTGAATCCAGTAGGATGAATATTGTGTATATTATTGATTGATAAATCCTTGTTTGCAATAGGTTTTGTTTCCaattcaaataattgaataatattatactccctccctctGTCTACtgataaatgtctcatatggTCATATTTGACTGGTCTAGCTTTAGAACTTTTTTTGACTTTGTGAAGCAAAGTAAatagaataagttagtggaatataagtaCTAtctgtcccaatcaagatgtccacattcttgagtgacGAGTGACAAGAGACTTTAGGTGGAGTTGttagaaaaaatgaatgatcGAACGATGTATATGAGCTTTAAATTTGATCCAacagaattaaaaaaacatccaACCCTCCAAATTATGCACAAGGATTTAGTTAAATTATCTATGACTTAGATTCGTTTATCGTGATTTTGTTGCTTCTATTAACGTGTTTGTTTCCAACACTATCAATGCGCAAATATGCAGGATATTTTTACTGCTGGAACTGATACTACGGCAGTAACAATAGACTGGGCTATGGTAGAACTATTGAGGCACCCTAGAGTGATGGCCAAGGCACAAGCTGAAGTACGACGAGCCATGCAAGAAAATACTAATAGCGTTGAGCAAAACGACATCGTTTGTGATATGAAGTATCTAAAATTGGTGATCAAAGAGACTCTCAGGTTGCACCCTCCGGCTCCGATGCTGCCTAGAGCTTGCAATGAGGAACACGTGATCAATGGATACACCATACCTGCCGGAGCGGTGTTGATGGTAAATATTTGGGCCATGCAGAGGGACCCGAGGTATTGGAATGATCCAGAAAAGTTTGAGCCCGAGAGATTCGAGGATCAAGCTGTGGATTTTGTAGGTGGTGATTTCAAATATTTGCCATTTGGAACTGGAAAAAGAATGTGCCCTGGGATGACGTTCGGCTTGGCTACTATGGAGTCGGCTCTAGCCCAGTTACTGTACAACTTCGATTGGAAGCTTTCGAAAAGTGTCAGGGCTGAGGATTTGGACATGACGGAAAGTTTCGGTCTGATATCTTCAAGAACACACAATTTATTTGTAGTCGCGACGCTGTATAATTAGGTGATGAATAGGCTAAGAtgttataaaatattgtagaAGAAAGATTGGaccacatatataaaaataaaaccaaccTATGAGTTGAACATGAGACTATGCTTAGTTGATTCTCCATTGAGAAACAAACATGATTAGTATCTTGTTCTATTTTCCTTGAGTTTTCGCTCAAGCCCTTGTTCGAACTAGGGTTTTTTGCCCTTTTGTTCTAGTACTCATATTGTGTTATAAACTTGAATCCTTCGAGTGGATTCTATCtccaataaaataactaaactTATGGAAATTTAAGAAGGCTTGATAAATTAGAGGAAAGGGAAATGTGTTTTTACTATTCTTGCTTAATCCCATGCCACAAAGGATTACAACTATTTATAGAGAAACAATATGCagtaattaatactctctccgtgcTAAGATAAGCGAGTCATATTACCTTTTAGGAtatcccactataagtgagtcatttctctttttagcaAAAGTTCCCCACTCTTACTTTGTTCTCCacatactttattcattttttacttttctacttttctctctctcatgtaATACATAAGTATATTAGAATTTTggattcatttttatttgaattgtaGTCAAGCgatattaattagttagatAGGTCGAATGGCATAGCAATCATCCCACCATCCACCACCAAATCAACTCCGGTGACAAACGCCGCCTCATCCGAAGCCAGAAACGCCACCGCGTCCGCCACATTTTCCCCCATAAGCGGCGCCCCTTTCAAGCTCGTGTAGGGCCCAATATACTTCTCCATATCCGCGGGCGTCTCCATCCCCTGCTTTGCTGCAAGCGGCGTGTGCACCCCACCGGGCGACACGGTGTTCACCCGAATCCCGTGCTTCCCGAGCTGCAAGCTTGCCGACCGCATCAGCCCCAGCACCGCCCGCTTCGACATCACATAGTCCGTCAAGTACACCATCGCCTTCTCGGCCGCCGTGCTCGCCGTGCAGACGATGGACCCTCTGGTCCCCAATTCCACCATCTTACGCGCCGCCTGCTTCACGCACACCGCCATCCCACGCGCGTTCACGCGCATCACGCGCTCGTATTCCGAAAAATCCAAATCCAGGATGGTCTGAGGGGAGCTGCTGACGGTGCCCGCGTTGCTGAACATTATGTCGAGGCCGCCGTAGGCTGTCGCCGTCCATTCGACCATGGCCGCAACTTGTTCCTCGTCGGCCACGTCGCACTGGACGTAGCTGCAGCGCTGCAGGCCGATGGATTCGGCCACAGCGCGGCCCTTTTCGGGTTGGATATCGGCGATCACCACCGCACGCGCCCCGTGATCGGCCAGGACGCGGGCGGTGGTCTCACCGATGCCGCTGGCGCCGCCGGTTACAATGGCTACTTTGCCTTGAAGCTTTTTCTTCATCAAATTGTTTGACATATTTTGGATTTAGAAATTAGGGTTGTAGATGTGTTACTTACCAAAGGATCGATGCCTTTATATAGATAACGAAAGatgtatacaataaataaaaagtgcttcaattttttactccctccgtcccataaaattcGTCACCATTTAACCtggcatggattttaagaaatataatagaaaatgagttgaaaaagttagtgacatgtgagtcctatttttatatattaattttaaaataaaatatgagtaagaaTGAAGTAGTGGAGTGTAGGATTCACtaaccaaaatggtaaaagtgaaaaatgataaatttttaaggacagacaaaaaagaaataaatgatcaattttcaggaacggaggagtattttttatttttggttttattcaGCAATTGTACCGAAAATTTTTGTATAGTATCTTCAAGAACACacaatttatttgttgttgCGACGCCGTATAATTAGCTGATGAACATCCTATGATGCTATAATATACTATTGTGGATAAGGATTGGACCACATATGTAAAATAAAGCCCACCTAGGAATTGAATATGGGactattataataaattatggtGACGTTCGGTCGgttgtataaaattatactccctccattaaCTAATAGATGTCACCCTTTCTTTcgcactttctttttttagtttgttctacaaaagatgtgatatttccttttaaaaaaaaactctcacattaatataaatatattattttctataatgACGGACCCAGAAAATATTTATCGTGGGGTCGGATacaatgcataaaaaaatatgtaaaaaaaattaaaactaagtaattattttaatttttaaattttttattaatttttaacaacaaactgaaaattataaaattttatattaataaaaattaaatgaaaatcaaatctCTGAAGTgttttataacattttttttaatattttataatttaatctaaaatcaaactgaaaaatcaaaataaaataatgcaacCTATTCCACCTTTCCGAATAAATAAGGGAATAAAAGAAACAGTCATAAGAGTTTCACATTGTGAAACGTAAAACAATTCCTTATCTTaatccattttcatttatcaatTGGTGATATGAtctatttctctcttccttcttaatctctaATTTTGCGGTGTCGGGTGAGGAGTTGCGCAGTGGCTCGCCAGCCAATCGCAGAGGTTTCCGGCGGCACTCATCGGCTGATGgtgggtcggccgaccccaccctACCCCATCTGGGTCCgttgttaattttttctctccacctaacacacaaaataacatctcctaaaatcctaTGTCATTTTTCAACTATGCCATCTactatgggatggagggagtaccaaGATACAGTATGGGATTGCTTGCAATGACtaaatcatgaaaattaaatatattaagggtagtgataaattaacaaaagttctatatacaaaattggacattttagatattttacatttataattattaattaaactattcTATTACATATTTACCCTTTTATTGATCATTTAGGAAAGACTAAGTTTTCAATCaacatatatacatttaaGGAATGATTTACTATATCAcactagtaattaattatatacattaACCGTTACATAATTATTCTTCCAATAACAAGAATAAGTATATTTCTTTaccattttatcaaaatttaaacacATCCTttcaaatttgcaaaatattaaaagGATTTGAGTTGCCTTGTCTAAATgctgaattttatttaatattcaaaactaATACAAAAGTTTATTTATCATTTGCGTAtgcttaaaatttgataaaatactgatttttaaatttactcATCTAATAGTTATTgacatcaaattatttgttatgcaataacttttaaaattttaaattacaaatacgATTATATCcgtatatatttaaattttttaatattatcattcaaaaaaataataatcattctTATCCAATCATGTTGTTAgtaaatgatattaaaaaatctaaGTTAGAGAAAGAATGCATGTGTATAtagtacttaatttcttagtattatcatccaacgaaataattataatcattctcatctaattatttataattcttaaaattctacTATAAAAAGattgcatgtatatataatcatcattcacatttaattattttattattaaataattcttaaaatgcTTAGATATAAAAGagactacatatatatacacttaatttcttagttaataataataatttttaaaattctaagttataaaaactACTGCATGGATATATGCTTAATTTCTTTTGCCAAGTTTGGTTGACATCTGTCTGGAAATTAatctaattctttaattttaaaattcatgtgtttattttgattcctTAATTTCATAGTATTATCATCACACGAAATAATCACAGTCATTCGCAtccaatttatataaaagtagaacgCATAATTCTGTAATCTTAAAACAAACTGAATAGCATTTGTTCTCCGTTTCCACacgtggacgtagccaacgcaacgttggtgaaccacgtaaattctgtgTCTCTTTACGTTTCTGTTTATCTCGATTACACAATTGCTCTATTATATCACAACATATAATATGCAGGATATTTTCATGGCGGAACCTGATACTATAGCGATAACTATTGACTGGACCATGGTGGAACTGAGGAGGCACCCTCGAGTGATGGCGAAGGCGCAAGCTGAAGTGTGACAAGCCTTGAAAGAGAATAACAAACAAAACGAGGTCGTTTACAATCTGAAATATCTAAAATCGGTGATCAAGGAGATTCTGAGGCTGCACCCTCCGGCTCCGTTTATTCCTAGAACGTGCGACGAGGAGCATGTGATCAACGGGTACACCATACCGGTTGGAACGATAGTGTTGGTGAATAATTGGGCGATGCATAGGGACCCGAACTACTGTAGGGATCCGGAGATGTTTGAGCCCGAGAGATTCGAGAATCTAGATGTGGATTTTTTATAGGTGGTGATTTTGAGTATATTCCGTTTGGAGCTGGAAGAAGAATGTGTCCGGGATAGTGTATGGTTTGGCTACTATGGAGTTGGCTTTTTTCTCTACAACTTTGATTGGAAGCTTCCAGAAAGTGTCGGGGCTGAGGATTTGGACATAACTGAAAGTAGTGGGCTAGCACCTGCAAGagaacaaaatttatttgtggTCGCCACTCCGTATGGTTAGTTGATGAGCATGCTAGTATTGCCCTGCCTATGGTCAaatagttttgtttttgttttttcatttgtggATGGTCTATAAAAGTTTGCccccttttatttttaataaattggttGGATCACTTGTCGAACACATCTTTGATGGAATCCGACTAATCCTGCTCTATTGGATTTTCGAATTAAAGCTGAAAGTCTCCCAGTAGGTGGCGGGGTTTGAACCGTGACCTTATTGTCATTATAGCTCTCCACTGCCGACTGCGcatcaattgagattattagTGAACCTCTTTGTAAAAGAAAGCATGGGTTTAGTTAGTAGTATTAGGTTAATTACTATTTTGGTCCTACACAATTAGTTTCCGTTGTGTTTTAATTCTACAACTAGAGATTCTAATTGAACTGGTTCGGGCTTGCCCGGTGTGGCCTATTAGTTATAGAGGCCGCTTGGGAGCATTTCTAAGCCTAGTCTTGCTAGAGGCCCAATCGCAGCCGGTCCAAGCTTTTCTATAGTAAGTCcctttataataaatatgatttgaatcatttgatcaaaaaaaatgaaatcatatccacatttataaaatatgcaaaagtATCAAGCATAAAgagtttatattttctattaaatGTCATAATCACTTAACACATTAGTTTCTTAAATCAtatgccaaaaaaaataccttAACTATCTTAGAGCGAAGAAAGCATTATTTacccattaaaaaatatgatgtgtaataattatttagaattCTCAGTTATTAATACGATTTCCTTTTTAACCCAATTATTAGATTACATAGCACATCATCTTagcttaattatatatgtaaagaAATTCCAATTAACATGGCAGGATAATATATTCAAccttcattattttttcaattaattttcaaagttATGAGacggaataaaatttaatcaaacttcattatttttcaacaatttgcCCAATTTATTGTCACAAAACtgacttttaatttcttttccgtttgttgtcaatttttttactctttACAATAACAAAATTGCCAAATTTGCCATCGGTTTTCACGTCAGGCTCGAAGGATCGAGTAATTTGCACAAAATTCCACATTCaaaaagttcgatatatctacatacaattatttaatattcctGATTGGAAATATAGCTtcctctctcatctctctatctctattGTCATCagtgaaaaagttaataaacaTACTTATCTACTTGATTCCCAAATCAAATAAGTTACGCTAGCCAAACAACTGGTggcaattatttaattaaaaatactttttaacTTGTATCAGTCAAAACATTCACATAATAAACAATTACTGTCCACCTAATCCCATAGAAATCAAAGAACGTTGCATTTGCTTATAGCTTAATAGTACATGATATGATTATGACATATAGTAAGTCATACTTTTGTAATATTCAATCAATACATTTCAAAATCGTgccataatttttaaaattcattttttttgttttaagtaTCATTAATCATGCATAACACTCATTAATCATGCATAACACTCCCTCGTACCTAAGTCAATTTGTTGTCATAGAAAATATTACTTACCAATCtgccattaaatatctcacCTTTTTGGTCCGCATAAATGTCATACTCAACAACTCATTTCatatactcacattttattaaaatcaatagagaaaatatgatCTACGTatcaataacttttttaatcaattttttttataaaattaaataattcctTAAAACACGAGTCAGTCATGATGTTTATATATTGgcgaacggagggagtacctttCTATATATTGCAAACCCATTATTCCCCTCCCTAATTATTCCAACAAAAGTAAACATGCTCGACCTAATTACTGCCTTTGCAGCCCTCATTCTTCCTGcaatcttctttttctttaaaaaatggaagaagcCCAAAAATGGCAAATCGACGAAACAGCTGCCACCCGGCCCCCGAAAACTTCCTATAATCGGAAACCTTCACCAGATGAGAACCCCTCCCTTCCGCTGCTTCAGAGATCTCTCCAACAAACACGGCCCCTTGATGCACCTCAAGCTCGGCGAGTCCACCACCATCGTCGTCTCGTTGCCTGACATCGCGAAAAAAATGCTCAAAGACCTCGACCCCTGCTTCGCCGACCGGCCTAGAACCGTTGCCTCTGAGATCATGTGGTACTGATATTAggttccatcctaaaattaattgttgacGGAAGGAGTGGCCCTGATCAGACTTATAAAGTGGTTTCAGTTCTATCTTTACATCGACgtgtaatattattatatatatatttttttatttcatttgccAACAGGTACAACTGCAATGACGTCGCTTTCAGCCCCTACGGCAACTACTGGCGCCAGATGAGAAAGCTCTGCATCAACGACCTTCTCAGTACTAAGATGGTGCGCTTGTTCCAATCGATTCGACAAGACGAATCAAATCGATTGGTGGATTCCTTGCGCCAATCTTCCGGAAGCTCCGTGAATTTAACGGGGAAGATCTTCTCTTTGTCGAGTTTCGTCACTTGTCGCGCTGCCTTCGGCTGCGTAAGCGAGGATAATGCGAcgttgatgaagatgatgtcgGATTCGTTGCAGATGGCGGCGGGGTTTGAGGTGGCGGATCTGTTCCCGTCGTCAAGGATCGCGGCCGCGCTGAGCTGGACGAGGCTGCGGCTGATGAAGAAGATGCGGCGAGAGCTGGATGTGATTCTGGATGATATTATCGACCGGCATAGGAGGAATCGCGGCCGGAATTCGGAGTTTGGGGGTGAGGATTTGGTGGATGTGTTTCTTAGGACTAAGGAAGAAGAGGGACTCGAGTTTCCAATCAACAACCACAACATCAAGGCTGTCTTGTTTGTAAGTAGATATCTCCTCTCTGAATATTGTATTTTATGGCTTGATAAATCATTGTTTACAATAGGTTTTGTttccaaatcaaataattgaataaaataatacttcctctgttcaccgataaatatctcatatttgaccggatcgggttttaagaaattttttactttaagtAAGGTGCATagaataaattagtggaatataagtcctacttttatatattagctttataataaaatataagaggAATGAGTTTATGGAATATAAGGGCATTCACAATATCCCGACTATACACCCCAAAGAATAATGAATGAAGGAGAAGTGTCTTTTCCCATTCAACAGATACTAATATTACAactttctaattaattaagggCATGAGAGACAGGACATAGTTAATGTAACACCCGCCCTATCTCCATTTTTAGTTCGCTAGTCAGCATTTTATCTTTCAGCCCATACACTTGCAATAGCCCAGACTATACACGCGTCCTATCCCCATTTTCCACTATATTGAATAGCCTAAGTTCCACTTACTAATTAtactaaaagtaaaatgagatatttattgacAGACAGAcgacaaaagaaaaaatgagacatttaacaACATATATAGGGAGTAGAAGTTCATGGAATGAAATCCCATGGACTTCTAACATGAGTAGCCCATTGTGGACTGAGAAACTTACCTAGCAAGTATTTGGTTTGatatagaaaaaatgatatcCAACAATGTATACGAGTTTTAGATTTGATCCAGTTCGATATTATGCACAAGgattttgttaaattattcaaattaagttTGACTTAGATTCGTTTATCGTGATTTTGTCGCTTGTATGAACGTTTTTGTTTCCATCAATTCACAAATATGCAGGATATTTTTACCGCTGGAACTGATACTGCAGCAGTAACAATAGACTGGGCCATGGTAGAACTATTGAGGCACCCTAGAGTGATGTCCAAGGCACAAGCTGAAGTACGACAAGCCATGCAAGAAAATACTACTAGCATTGAACAAACCGACATCGTTTATGATATGAAGTATCTAAAATTGGTGATCAAAGAGACTCTGAGGCTGCACCCTCCTGCTCCGATGCTGCCTAGAGCTTGCAACGAGGAACACGTGATCAACGGATACACCATACCTAATGGAGCGATGGTGATGGTAAATATTTGGGCCATGCATAGGGACCCGAGGTATTGGAATGATCCAGAAAAGTTTGAGCCCGAGAGATTCGAGGATCAAGCTGTGGATTTTGTAGGTGGTGATTTCTAATATTTGCCATTTGGAACTGGAAAAAGAATGTGCCCTGGGATGACATTCGGCTTGGCTACTGTGGAGTCGGCTCTAGCTCAGTTACTGTACAACTTCGATTGGAAGCTTCCGGAAAGTTTCAGGGCTGAGGATTTGGACATGACGGAAAATTTTGGT is drawn from Salvia hispanica cultivar TCC Black 2014 chromosome 6, UniMelb_Shisp_WGS_1.0, whole genome shotgun sequence and contains these coding sequences:
- the LOC125195624 gene encoding premnaspirodiene oxygenase-like; its protein translation is MLYLITALILPAIFIFFKKWKKSKNSKSMKRLPPGPRKLPIIGNLHQTRNPPFRCFRDLYNKHGPLMHLKLGESTTIVVSSPDIAKKLLKDLDPCFADRPRTVAAEIMWYDCSDVVFCPYGDYWRQMRKLCINDLLSPKMVRLFQSIRRDESNRLVDSLRESSGSSVNLTERIFSLSSFVTCRAAFGGVSEDNERLLKMMSDSLQMAAGFEVADLFPSSRIAAALSWTRLRRMKRMRRELDVILDDIIDLHRRNRGRNSEFGGEDLVDVFLRAMEEEGLMFPINNHNIKAVLFDIFTAGTDTTAVTIDWAMVELLRHPRVMAKAQAEVRRAMQENTNSVEQNDIVCDMKYLKLVIKETLRLHPPAPMLPRACNEEHVINGYTIPAGAVLMVNIWAMQRDPRYWNDPEKFEPERFEDQAVDFVGGDFKYLPFGTGKRMCPGMTFGLATMESALAQLLYNFDWKLSKSVRAEDLDMTESFGLISSRTHNLFVVATLYN
- the LOC125196631 gene encoding (+)-cis,cis-nepetalactol synthase NEPS3-like, with translation MSNNLMKKKLQGKVAIVTGGASGIGETTARVLADHGARAVVIADIQPEKGRAVAESIGLQRCSYVQCDVADEEQVAAMVEWTATAYGGLDIMFSNAGTVSSSPQTILDLDFSEYERVMRVNARGMAVCVKQAARKMVELGTRGSIVCTASTAAEKAMVYLTDYVMSKRAVLGLMRSASLQLGKHGIRVNTVSPGGVHTPLAAKQGMETPADMEKYIGPYTSLKGAPLMGENVADAVAFLASDEAAFVTGVDLVVDGGMIAMPFDLSN